Genomic DNA from Papilio machaon chromosome 14, ilPapMach1.1, whole genome shotgun sequence:
ACCCAATAATCCATGTTGTGAATTTTAAATCACTCACCTATAGCAATACTGTTTCCAATGGATTCTGACGATTCCTTTTTCATAATAAGTTCAGCCAAAATGGATACGATTATAAATAACACGAGCATCATTGCACCGaatatcaaatacatttttaagaatttcCAATTGTCCTGAAAATAGAACATAGTATATTCCTCGTTTACATTTAAGCTGTATCATTAATTGATTGAGATATATCGCGCACATTGTAGCTGCCACATAACTCAGACATAGGCGACATACGAAGGTCTTTGAGGTAATCACCAGCCAGTAAAGCAGGACCTATGTGCTTTAGTTAACAACACAAATGAAACAatgaccacacagaaggcAATTGTATAAATTCGTTCATATTTACTCGATTCATCTAAGGAGTGTGGTACCGAAAGCTAATTCTTATTTTCCCTTCTCATCTTTTTCGTACTACCCAGTTCATCAGAATCgtctcatcatcatcagccatCTCCAATGCATTAGGTTATTGCAAATGTCTGTTAAAGTCAGGTGACCTGCACGACTATCTGATctcttgtataaaaatattcaatagaaTTACCGTGTACAATCCGACTAGCAAGACAATGGTAAATGCTACAACAGAGATGGCGACTGCGATCACCAAAGCACCGGCGAACAGAATGAATAAGATAACCTCTGTTAAATATTCACTGTCTGGAGAGACATCCACATCAATGACTCGAACGAAGTAATAATGTACAGTTGATACGCTGTAATCAACCGTACGGGTCTGGAGGGCCTAGACAACATAGAGTTTAT
This window encodes:
- the LOC106715586 gene encoding uncharacterized protein LOC106715586, whose protein sequence is MRALKPKKCCYFINWKIARYIFAYFLLALQTRTVDYSVSTVHYYFVRVIDVDVSPDSEYLTEVILFILFAGALVIAVAISVVAFTIVLLVGLYTDNWKFLKMYLIFGAMMLVLFIIVSILAELIMKKESSESIGNSIAIAFNAYFLYVIRSFWLSLDPYPKTDSENI